Genomic DNA from Lactuca sativa cultivar Salinas chromosome 8, Lsat_Salinas_v11, whole genome shotgun sequence:
tATCAGTTTGTTGaaattaaaaaaacgatttaacaaaaGTAAACGTTAATGATTTCAAAAGGATCTAGCTAACTATAGAAGGTTTCAATAACCTTTATACTTAAAGAGTATCATAtcattaaatttctaacaaaaaagtgatatatacactaaagtctcaatgttttcaacgatttgacaaaattgttctaaactttatttttttttacagcaaaatcctaattgacgatttgacaagaaatcctaaactttattttattgACAGAAAAATCATAATTATCGGCTAaccgaaaaaaatatatatatatcaaaaattacAAGTAATAAATCCGAATAACACAGGTACTTTTGAagtcaaaaaccaattaaacaaAACCCAATAAATCCGAACAACACAGGTACTTTTGGGTTTTGTTAGCATTAGACTATTAGGGATATAATTAGAGGTTAGGTCCCGTTTGTTTACCATAAGGCCTTTAAAGTGGTTCGTGCTTAAAAGGAAAACCGGTATACTTCTTTCGCTTTCCTGCCGCTCGATCATATTAGAACCATAAAGTACGAATCTTCTTCTTTTTACGTCTATTTTGGTCAATCTTTTTCTTTTTTGCAATAGCCCTAGAtgcctgattttttttttttttttttctgttatgATATGCGTTTTCTTCAAATAGGCTTCATCATTATTGTTTCTCCTTCCCTGGCTTCTTCTAAAGTTTGCaatttggattaaaaaaaaacaactcaATTCACTAGCACGCTTGTTTGATATCTAAAGAActttaatcaaataaaatttacTTGATTTAAAGAATTCTAAATAGTACTTTTTTTTTTAGTTCTGTAGATCATGTCCCTAAAGCTTAGGGACTTTCTTAATTGTATGAATTATTGTCCTTTTTGTAGTATGTTTACGTTTTGATTTCATATGGCTCATTCTCGGTTTTTCATGGAAAGCCAACCATTGGGTTATCGATTTTGTTTATTTGGACGGAGTTTTTTAATAGATTAGTAATTTGAGGCCCTAAAGTGATTCTTcttaataaaatttgaataaaccctaatatgcattCGTACAACTACTCCTTCCAATAAGGATTGAAAGTTTAACTTTTGAGTCTAAATAGACTATCTTTAAAACTTAAtattaaaatcaacaaaaaatgTACATGGCATAAAAATTAAGTCATTGTTTTGTAGAGCACAAGGAACAAAATGGGAAGGAGGGGAATTATTCGGTTCAAGAAAGACCATATAAGCGATCTGCCTCAAAGTATTATCGAAACCATACTCACAAAGATGCCATTAAGAGATGCTGTAAGAACAAGTATATTATCTTCTAAATGGAGATACAAATGGGCTACACTTACACACCTTGAGTTTGATGATAAATGTGTGTCTAGGACTCATAGTAAATCACATGCAAAGAGCAATCTTGTAAACTTTATCACACGTTTTCTTTTTCTTCACGATGGTCCAATTAATGGGTTCGCTTTATCTACCACTTATCTACGAAGCTCCCCCAATATAGATCAATGGCTGCTTTTCTTATCAAGAAAAGATGTTAAAGAATTGGTTCTTGAGTTTGGAAAGCGCAAGTTGTTTAGAGCACCTTCTTGTCTTTATTCTTGTCAAAAACTGGTTCGTTTGAAGATTGTTAATTGGGAGTTGGCGCCTCCGTTATCTTTTAAAGGGTTCCCTTTTTTGAAACACCTTATTCTTAAACACGTTAGTATTGCTCCAGATGCTATTGAGAATCTTATCTCGGGTTGCATGTTTCTTGAGAGCTTGAACTTATGCTCTTATTATGCTTTACAACTCAAAATTCGTGCTCCCAACTTAAAAGATTTAATCTTGGAAGGTAATTTTAAAGAATTATCTCTTGAGTATACTCCAAAGCTAGTTGCTATATGTGTCAACCTGCTCATGAGCAATATAATTTCAAGTTGTAATTTTGACAAGTTTCTTGGTGGGGCATTGTCACTTGAGAGGTTTATTGGGCGCGATGACTTTACGCTTGTAAGATGTTGATCTAAGTTTTCATGTTATTTATATCTCCATTTGTTAATATTGTTAATTGGCTGATG
This window encodes:
- the LOC111910440 gene encoding F-box/FBD/LRR-repeat protein At1g13570-like → MGRRGIIRFKKDHISDLPQSIIETILTKMPLRDAVRTSILSSKWRYKWATLTHLEFDDKCVSRTHSKSHAKSNLVNFITRFLFLHDGPINGFALSTTYLRSSPNIDQWLLFLSRKDVKELVLEFGKRKLFRAPSCLYSCQKLVRLKIVNWELAPPLSFKGFPFLKHLILKHVSIAPDAIENLISGCMFLESLNLCSYYALQLKIRAPNLKDLILEGNFKELSLEYTPKLVAICVNLLMSNIISSCNFDKFLGGALSLERFIGRDDFTLYTSIGNTIGKTQMKYQQLKVIQLYEVSFENIKEVMVVVRFILNAPNLEELQISGSWESLSATEAPDLDFWEKECPSDSTFERLKIVKMTHMNGFRHEIGLIGFLLVSSPVLKTMSITPSVYMTEDKSSFLIELLRFKRASTEAEIIFVKDEV